The Herpetosiphonaceae bacterium nucleotide sequence CCAACAAATAGTGCCGGTCGGCCACGGTTGTGGCGAAGTGTAGATTTTGCTCGATCAACAGCATCGTGACGCCGTGGGCCTTGACCTCGTTCAGGATCGAGCCGATCTGCCGCACCAGGATCGGTGCCAATCCTTCGGTCGGCTCGTCCAGCAGGAGCAGACGAGCGCCCATGCGCAGCACTCGCGCAATCGCCAGCATTTGCTGCTCGCCGCCGGAGAGCTTGGTGCCGGGCGAGCGGCGGCGCTCCTTGAGACGCGGAAACGACTCGTACACGCGCTCGATGCTCCATGCGTCGGGTCCGATCGTCGGCGGCAGCAAGAGATTTTCTTCTACCGAGAGGCTGGCGTAGACGCCCCGGTCGTCGGGCACGAATCCCAGGCCATGCCGCGCCCGCTCGTGGGCTGCGACGCGGGTCATATCGACTCCGTGGAGGTGCAGCTTGCCCTGCATCTGCTTATGCAGGCCCATCACACAGCGCAGGAGCGTGGTCTTACCGGCTCCGTTGCGGCCAACCAGCGTCACGACTTCGCCCTGATTGACCTCAAACGAGACATTGCGCAACACCTGCGCCTCGCCGTACCAGGCGGACAGTCCTTCGACTTTAAGCATGGACCTCTCCCAGGTACGCGGTGATCACCTGCGGATCGTGCCGCACGGCCTGATACGGCCCCTCGGCCAGCACGCTGCCGTACTGCAACACCGTCACGCGATCGGCGAGGCTCGAAACAACGCTCATGTTATGCTCCACCAGAATCACCGTCCGATTGGCCCGCACCTTGCGCACCAGCTCGATCGTGCGGTCGACATCTTCGAGGCCCATCCCGGCGGTCGGCTCATCCAGCAGCAGCAGCCGGGGAGAGAGCGCCAGCGCCAGCGCCAGCTCCAGCGCCCGCTTCTGCCCGTAGGGCAGGCTGCCGGCAGGCTTCCGGTACAGCGGCTCCAGGCCCACCTGCGCCAGCAGATCCATCGCCTGATCGCGAAAGCGCGCCAGCACCTTCTCCGGCGTCCAGAAGCGATAGCCCAGATTCGTGGCCGATTGCAGCGCCAGCTCGACGTGCTCCAGCACCGTGAGCTGCTCGAAGAGGCTGGTGATCTGGAACGAGCGCGCCACACCGCGCCGCGCGATCTGCTCCGGCGCGACTCCGGTGACATCATCTCCAAAGATCAACACCTGGCCTGAGGTCGGCTTGAGAAAGCCCGTGAGCAGATTGAAGAGCGTGGTCTTACCGGCACCGTTGGGACCGACCAGCGCATGTACATCGCCTTCTGCTACCTGAAGGTCCACCTCGTTGACGGCCCGAAAACCTCGAAACTCCTTCGTGAGCTTGCGCGTTTCCAGTACGGGCATAGGGCCTCTTTTCTAAGACGATCGCCATGAAAGGGAAGGTGTATCATTTTTGATCAGTGCGCTCAACGATGTCAACTTCGCCAGCGCGGCGATCGGAGCGCGATTCAAAACAGACCGCCGCCCTCGCATGAGGACGGCAGTGCGCGAGCGCTGAGAGCCAGCGGCGGGCTAGCCCTCAACGGCCTTGAGCGACGCCACGACGGGCGCTGCGGCGGTTTCAAGCTCCTTGTTGACGGCATCGAACGACGCCTGCGGATCTTCCTTGTTGACGATGATCCGCTCCAGGCCCTTGCCGATGATCTGATCGCCGTTGGGCACGAAGACGCGCGCGGCATCCTGCGGCTTGGTCTGCGGCAGCTGATCGACCGCCGTTTTGAACGATGGACGCTCCTTGAAGTACTCCTGCATCTCGGCGCTCTCGACGGCGCTCTTGCGCACAGGCATGTAGCCGGTGTTCTTGGCCCAGAACGTCGTGTTTTCGGGGCTGGTCGCAAACGCGATCCACTGCATCGTCGCCTGCTGCTTCTCGGCGGGAGCGCCCGCAAGGACCGCCAGGCCCGCGCCGCCGGTACAGCAGCCGAAGTTCTTCTTCTTGGGCAGGAACGCGGTGCCGAGCTGGAACTTCGCATCATTCAAGATGCCGCCCATCGAGCCGGTCGAGAGCATCGCCGCCGCGCCGACGCCGTTGATAAAGTCCTGAACCTCCTGCTTGGAGTAGATCGCCCAGCCATCTTTGTTGACGGTATCGCCATAGAACGCGCCCGCCGCGACCGTGTTCGGATCGGTCATGGTCATGGTGAAGTCGGGCGTGGAGTACTGGCCGCCGAACTGCCACACCACGCCCTGGAAGAGCCAGGCGATGTAGCCTGCGGCGCCCGGATGAATGAACGCGGCCTGCTTGATCGTGCTGCCATCTTTCTTGACCAGCTTGGGCGCCCACTCGGCGAACTCGTCCCAGGTTTCCGGCCCGCGATCCGGCAGCCCGGCCTCGGCCCACAGGTCTTTGTTGTAGTAGAAGAGCGGCGTCGAGCGCGCCATCGGCACCCAGTAGCTCACGCCTTTGCGCACGCCCTCGTTGAAGAGCACGTCCACGTAGTCGCTCTTGTCGATCTTGGCGGTGGCGAGCAGATCGTCGAGCGGCTGGAGCGCCCGCGCCAGGTAGAACTTGAACCACCACACGTCCGAGAGCAGCGAGACTTCGGGCGCGGTCTTGGACTGAAGCGCCGCCGTTAGCTTCTGCGCGGTTTCCTCGTAGTTGCCCTGGAACTGATAGTCTAGCGTGACATCCTGCTGCGCGCTGTTGAACTTATCGACCAGCGCCTTTTCTGTCTCGCCGTTCTTGCCGGTGAACGATCCCCAGTAGGTGATCTTGACCTTCGATCCCGGCTCCTTGACCAGCGGCACGGCGGTCGCATTGCTGCCCGCGCCGCTGCCCGTGCCGCTCGTCGCCCCCGCCGGAGCCTCAGGGGCGTTCGCGCCGCACGCGGTCAGCGCCAGCATCCCCGCCACTCCGACTCCACCCTTCAATACCTGCCGACGCGATACGTTCTTTTTCACAGGACCCTCTCCTTTGAGTCAGTTGGTCTAGCCCTTCACAGCGCCAGCAGCGATACCTTCGACGATATGCTTCTGCGCCCACAGAAAAACGATCAGCACGGGCAGCACGACGAAGATCGTCCCGGCCATCACGGTGCCCCACTGCGTGGTGCCTTCTTGATCGAGCAGCCGGTAGATACCGATCGGCAGCACGCGCATCTCCTGCGTATTCGTCGCCACCAGCGGCCAGAGAAAGTTATTCCATTTGGCGACGATCGAGATCAGCCCGAATGTCACCAGCGCCGGACGCGACAGCGGGATCACGACGCTCCACAGCGTGCGCAGGTGGCCCGCGCCGTCGACCCTGGCGGCGTCGAGCACCTCGCGCGGCAGGCTCAGAAACGTCTGCCGCAGCAGAAACGTGCCATATGCCACCGCAGCGCCCGGCACGATGATGCCCTGGTAGGTATCGACCCAGCCCAGCCGAGCGATCGTCAGGTAGTTCGTCAGGATCGTCACCTGATCGGGCACCATCAGCGCGGCCAGCAGCAGCAGAAAAAACCACTCCTTCTTCGGAAAGCGCAGAAACGCGAAGGCATACGCCGAGGTCGTCGCCAGCACGATCTCCGCGCCGCTGCCGAGCGCGGTGGTGATGATCGTGTTGAGGTAGTAGCGGCCAAATGGCGCGGCGCGCCAGGCCCGGCCAAAGTTCTCCAGCGTCGGCGCGTGCGGCACCCAGGTGACGGGAATCTGGTAGATCTCGGAGTTTTCCTTGAACGCCGCCGCGACCATCCAGTACATCGGCAGGCCCATCGCCAGCAGCGCCAGCAGCATCAGGCCGTAGCTCAGCAGCGCGTAGCGCAGCGGCAGCCGCGATGCGCGCCCGCCGGAGCTTGAAGTTCTCAGGATTGTGACATCTTCTGCAATCGCCATCGAGCTTCCTTCTTCCGAGCGATCAGGCGTAGGTGACGCGCCGCTCGGTGTAGCGCATCTGGACCATCGTAAACGCGAGCATCATGCCGAAGAGCAGCACCGCCGCCACGCCCGCACGCCCGGCGTTGAACCCGATAAAGCCCTGCTCGTAGAGATAGTAGATCAGCGTGTTGGTCGCATCGACCGGCCCGCCGTCAGTCATGGTTTTGATGATGTCGAACGCCTGGAACGAGCTGAGAAAGCCCGTCAGCACCAGGAAGAACATCACCGGCGATAGTCCCGGCAGCGTCACGTAGCGGAAGCGCTGCCAGGCGCTCGCGCCATCGACCCGCGCCGCCTCGTACAGCTCGCGGGGAATGCCTTGCAGCCCGGCCAGAAAGATGACTACCGAGTAGCCGATGTTTTTCCAGACATAGACGATGATCACCGCAGGCATCGCCCAGCGCGGATTGGTCAGCCAGGCGGGCGAGTTCGCGCCGAACCAGCCGAGCATCGCGTCGAGCAGCCCGTAGCGCGGATCGAAGATGTAGATCCATACGATGCCGATCGCCGCGCCCGATAGCACCGTCGGCGCGAAGAGCACCGCGCGCACGCCGT carries:
- a CDS encoding carbohydrate ABC transporter permease; the encoded protein is MAIAEDVTILRTSSSGGRASRLPLRYALLSYGLMLLALLAMGLPMYWMVAAAFKENSEIYQIPVTWVPHAPTLENFGRAWRAAPFGRYYLNTIITTALGSGAEIVLATTSAYAFAFLRFPKKEWFFLLLLAALMVPDQVTILTNYLTIARLGWVDTYQGIIVPGAAVAYGTFLLRQTFLSLPREVLDAARVDGAGHLRTLWSVVIPLSRPALVTFGLISIVAKWNNFLWPLVATNTQEMRVLPIGIYRLLDQEGTTQWGTVMAGTIFVVLPVLIVFLWAQKHIVEGIAAGAVKG
- a CDS encoding ABC transporter ATP-binding protein encodes the protein MPVLETRKLTKEFRGFRAVNEVDLQVAEGDVHALVGPNGAGKTTLFNLLTGFLKPTSGQVLIFGDDVTGVAPEQIARRGVARSFQITSLFEQLTVLEHVELALQSATNLGYRFWTPEKVLARFRDQAMDLLAQVGLEPLYRKPAGSLPYGQKRALELALALALSPRLLLLDEPTAGMGLEDVDRTIELVRKVRANRTVILVEHNMSVVSSLADRVTVLQYGSVLAEGPYQAVRHDPQVITAYLGEVHA
- a CDS encoding ABC transporter substrate-binding protein, with the translated sequence MKKNVSRRQVLKGGVGVAGMLALTACGANAPEAPAGATSGTGSGAGSNATAVPLVKEPGSKVKITYWGSFTGKNGETEKALVDKFNSAQQDVTLDYQFQGNYEETAQKLTAALQSKTAPEVSLLSDVWWFKFYLARALQPLDDLLATAKIDKSDYVDVLFNEGVRKGVSYWVPMARSTPLFYYNKDLWAEAGLPDRGPETWDEFAEWAPKLVKKDGSTIKQAAFIHPGAAGYIAWLFQGVVWQFGGQYSTPDFTMTMTDPNTVAAGAFYGDTVNKDGWAIYSKQEVQDFINGVGAAAMLSTGSMGGILNDAKFQLGTAFLPKKKNFGCCTGGAGLAVLAGAPAEKQQATMQWIAFATSPENTTFWAKNTGYMPVRKSAVESAEMQEYFKERPSFKTAVDQLPQTKPQDAARVFVPNGDQIIGKGLERIIVNKEDPQASFDAVNKELETAAAPVVASLKAVEG
- a CDS encoding sugar ABC transporter permease, which produces MLNRSRSISASEYREWLLFILLVGPNLLLFGVFTFWPLIYNAYLSFVQWDMISPVKVWVGPSNYRAMFADPSFKQVLFNTFYFTGVSVLLTTVLGLGAALLLNQPLRGRNGVRAVLFAPTVLSGAAIGIVWIYIFDPRYGLLDAMLGWFGANSPAWLTNPRWAMPAVIIVYVWKNIGYSVVIFLAGLQGIPRELYEAARVDGASAWQRFRYVTLPGLSPVMFFLVLTGFLSSFQAFDIIKTMTDGGPVDATNTLIYYLYEQGFIGFNAGRAGVAAVLLFGMMLAFTMVQMRYTERRVTYA
- a CDS encoding ABC transporter ATP-binding protein — encoded protein: MLKVEGLSAWYGEAQVLRNVSFEVNQGEVVTLVGRNGAGKTTLLRCVMGLHKQMQGKLHLHGVDMTRVAAHERARHGLGFVPDDRGVYASLSVEENLLLPPTIGPDAWSIERVYESFPRLKERRRSPGTKLSGGEQQMLAIARVLRMGARLLLLDEPTEGLAPILVRQIGSILNEVKAHGVTMLLIEQNLHFATTVADRHYLLAQGQIVEALDNKEVQAREHQLLEYLGV